A single genomic interval of Armigeres subalbatus isolate Guangzhou_Male chromosome 1, GZ_Asu_2, whole genome shotgun sequence harbors:
- the LOC134207214 gene encoding uncharacterized protein K02A2.6-like, whose protein sequence is MPGSGDFQVIYQQILRQNQAMAEQNTRLMEMMERFGYQENISNRSVGSPEFIIESPTSNIREFVYDPDNGLVFDRWYRKYEDLFLNNGAKLDDAAKVRLLLRSLSVMVHDKYVNFVLPKHPFGHRVQHHHRFKEAVEEEPGLATLIPTTRTTRTASGDAFHLLGELRYPIKLGGVTKTATFYVTNNSINLIGLDWIELFKLWDTPLSAICNQVHVADGQVNQIQVYKAAYSEVFKNGLGHCKKTKVRLYLKPDAKPVFKPKRPVPFTSMEKIDAELDRLQSLGIITPVDFSQWAAPIVVVKKPRGKVRICADYSTGLNAALEPNHYPLPVPDDIFTKLNGCRYFSVIDLSDAYLQVEVDDDSKQLLTINTHRGLFRFNRAAPGVKSAPEAFQQLMNSMVADLEGVDTFLDDIFVASKTEEEHHKMLNALFQRLQAYGFVLREEKCNILQPEVKYLAHIVDENGLRPDPSKVKAIVKMPPPKDVTTSDVRKSLLATNEHVHSLCEIY, encoded by the exons ATGCCTGGATCCGGCGACTTTCAAGTAATCTACCAGCAAATCCTGCGGCAGAATCAAGCGATGGCGGAGCAAAACACCCGGCTGATGGAGATGATGGAACGTTTCGGCTATCAAGAAAACATTTCCAATCGGTCGGTGGGCAGCCCGGAGTTCATCATCGAATCTCCAACCTCCAACATCCGGGAGTTCGTCTACGATCCAGACAACGGGCTCGTTTTCGACCGTTGGTACCGGAAGTACGAAGACCTTTTCCTCAATAACGGAGCGAAGTTGGACGATGCGGCGAAAGTGCGGTTGCTGTTGAGAAGCCTCAGCGTGATGGTGCACGACAAGTACGTCAACTTCGTGCTCCCAAAACACCCCT TTGGACACCGCGTCCAACATCACCATCGTTTCAAAGAAGCAGTGGAAGAAGAACCTGGGCTCGCCACGCTGATTCCCACAACACGGACTACCCGGACTGCGTCGGGTGACGCTTTTCATCTACTTGGTGAACTCCGATACCCAATCAAACTCGGAGGTGTCACCAAAACCGCAACTTTCTACGTGACCAACAACAGCATTAACCTGATCGGTCTGGACTGGATCGAGCTGTTCAAGTTGTGGGACACCCCGCTATCTGCAATCTGCAACCAGGTCCACGTTGCCGATGGTCAAGTCAATCAAATCCAAGTGTACAAAGCTGCGTATTCCGAAGTGTTCAAGAACGGCCTCGGACACTGCAAGAAGACGAAGGTCCGACTCTATCTCAAGCCCGATGCCAAACCCGTTTTCAAGCCGAAGCGCCCAGTTCCTTTCACGTCCatggagaagatcgatgcggaGCTGGACCGACTTCAATCGCTGGGCATCATCACGCCTGTCGATTTCTCGCAGTGGGCGGCTCCGATCGTCGTAGTGAAGAAGCCCAGAGGAAAAGTACGAATCTGTGCCGATTACTCAACTGGACTGAACGCTGCCCTGGAGCCCAACCATTACCCGCTACCGGTCCCTGATGACATCTTTACCAAGCTCAATGGGTGCCGGTATTTCAGCGTCATCGACCTGAGTGACGCCTATCTTCAAGTGGAAGTTGACGACGACTCGAAGCAGCTGCTCACAATCAACACGCATCGAGGTCTCTTCCGCTTCAACCGAGCCGCACCAGGAGTAAAATCCGCTCCCGAAGCCTTCCAGCAGTTGATGAACAGCATGGTTGCCGATCTCGAAGGTGTGGACACGTTTCTGGACGACATCTTCGTGGCCAGCAAAACCGAAGAGGAGCACCACAAGATGCTCAACGCACTGTTTCAACGCCTTCAAGCCTACGGTTTCGTTCTGAGGGAAGAAAAGTGCAACATTCTGCAGCCGGAGGTAAAGTATTTGGCGCACATCGTAGACGAGAACGGTCTCCGTCCAGACCCATCCAAGGTGAAAGCCATTGTCAAGATGCCACCGCCCAAAGATGTCACAACCAGCGATGTTAGAAAATCGCTTCTAGCGACCAACGAACATGTACACAGCTTATGTGAGATCTATTAG
- the LOC134212877 gene encoding uncharacterized protein LOC134212877 has protein sequence MDSDAAQNKKIACLEEKVREATAMLEEQHASYEKDLKQFYALKAKEIALELKFESWKQLYRKQEAELDQKFARMREIKLNIWDDREKFCDDSSTFVRQFSLPSTLIQLRRAERQAEDGYDARQWLVKHFDYEARLEQEAHLQKMAQVDEEIAELQQREAELDDEERELAPGLETVRRLQEAVTNSVSCLEEIQENIKVIQNRKRSLMVGAFEAREVRSILKRPSFLDRKIERKQVRFE, from the exons ATGGATTCGGACGCTgctcaaaataaaa AAATTGCGTGCTTGGAGGAGAAAGTGCGAGAAGCCACCGCCATGCTGGAGGAGCAACATGCTTCCTATGAAAAAGATCTAAAGCAGTTCTACGCGTTGAAGGCCAAGGAAATCGCCTTGGAGCTAAAATTCGAAAGCTGGAAGCAGTTGTACCGCAAACAGGAAGCCGAACTCGATCAAAAATTCGCTCGAATGCGCGAAATAAAGCTCAACATTTGGGACGATCGAGAGAAATTCTGCGATGATTCATCCACCTTCGTCCGGCAGTTCTCGCTGCCAAGCACTTTGATTCAGCTGAGGCGTGCGGAGCGGCAAGCGGAAGACGGTTATGATGCCCGTCAATGGTTGGTGAAGCATTTCGATTACGAAGCCCGTTTGGAACAGGAAGCCCACCTCCAGAAAATGGCGCAGGTCGACGAGGAGATTGCCGAGCTTCAGCAGCGGGAAGCGGAACTGGACGACGAGGAACGGGAACTGGCCCCCGGTCTGGAAACTGTTCGGCGGCTGCAGGAAGCGGTGACCAATTCGGTTAGCTGCCTGGAGGAGATTCAGGAAAACATCAAAGTGATTCAGAATCGCAAGAGGAGCTTGATGGTTGGGGCCTTCGAGGCGAGGGAAGTGAGGTCAATTTTGAAAAGGCCTTCCTTTCTGGATAGGAAAATTGAACGCAAACAAGTGCGTTTCGAGTAG